A window from Anomalospiza imberbis isolate Cuckoo-Finch-1a 21T00152 chromosome 8, ASM3175350v1, whole genome shotgun sequence encodes these proteins:
- the EIF3F gene encoding eukaryotic translation initiation factor 3 subunit F — MAATGPGAAPPAAAPPQSPTAAPTAPAGSAPPAAAPTPPAAPAPPPAAPLSAALSGPFPGGRVVRLHPVVLASIVDSFERRNEGAARVIGTLLGTVDKHSVEVTNCFSVPHNESEDEVAVDMEFAKNMYELHKKVSPSEIILGWYATGHDITEHSVLIHEYYSREAHNPIHLTVDTSLQNSRMSIKAYVSAPMGVPGKTMGVMFTPLTVKYVYYDTERIGVDLIMKTCFSPNRVIGLSSDLQQVGSASARIQDTLTMVLQYAEDVLSGKVAADNTVGRFLMDLINQVPKISPEDFETMLNSNINDLLMVTYLANLTQSQIALNEKLLSL, encoded by the exons ATGGCGGCTACAGGGCCCGGCGCGGCTCctcccgcggccgccccgccgcagaGTCCGACGGCGGCTCCCACCGCCCCGGCGGGGAGCGCTCCCCCCGCGGCCGCGCCGACTCCGCcggccgcgccggccccgccgccggccgcgccGCTGTCAGCCGCGCTCTCGGGCCCCTTCCCCGGGGGCCGCGTGGTGCGGCTGCACCCGGTTGTGCTCGCCTCCATCGTGGACAGCTTCGAGCGGCGCAACGAGGGCGCGGCGCGGGTCATCGGGACGCTGCTGG GGACCGTGGACAAGCACTCGGTGGAGGTCACCAACTGCTTCTCCGTCCCGCACAACGAGTCCGAGGATGAG GTGGCTGTGGATATGGAATTTGCCAAAAACATGTACGAGTTGCACAAGAAAGTGTCTCCTAGCGAGATCATCTTGGGCTG GTACGCAACAGGTCATGACATCACGGAACACTCGGTCCTGATCCATGAGTATTACAGCCGGGAAGCACACAATCCAATCCACCTCACTGTGGACACAAGTCTCCAGAATTCACGCATGAGCATTAAAGCCTATGTCAG tgcTCCAATGGGAGTCCCTGGTAAAACTATGGGCGTGATGTTCACACCCCTAACAGTGAAATATGTTTATTATGATACAGAGCGGATAGGAG TGGATCTTATCATGAAGACCTGCTTTAGCCCCAATCGCGTAATTGGCTTGTCCAGTGACTTGCAGCAGGTGGGGTCAGCGTCAGCCAGGATCCAGGACACCCTGACCATGGTGCTGCAGTACGCTGAGGACGTGCTG TCTGGCAAAGTGGCTGCTGACAACACTGTCGGGCGCTTCCTGATGGATCTTATTAACCAGGTGCCAAAGATTTCACCAGAGGACTTTGAGACCATGTTGAACAGCAATATCAAT GACCTATTGATGGTAACCTACTTGGCAAATCTCACACAGTCACAGATTGCTCTCAATGAAAAACTTCTGAGTTTATAA